From Diaminobutyricibacter sp. McL0608, one genomic window encodes:
- a CDS encoding UPF0182 family membrane protein — protein MSSTAAGRPAGRRRAAIWITLGVVVALIIAFFVFAGLYADILWYQQLGYLNVLTTQWLAAAVLFFIGFLGMAVPLWLSIQLAYRLRPVYAKLNTQLDRYQQVIEPLRRLAMYGIPIVFGIFAGVSTGSRWQTALMWVNSTPSGKTDPQFHLDISFYLFDLPFYRGLVGFASAVVIISLFATLATCYLYGSLRISGREVRISKAARVQISVIAALYLLLQGVSIWLDRYATVTDSNVNDMVNGAAYTDVNATIPGRAILAGISIFVAALFIVTAFIGRWRFPLVGTALLIIAALVVGAIYPWIVQRFQVDPSQKTLETPYIQRSIDSTRDAYGLSNIDVIPYNAKTTAEQGQLREDAQTTAQIRIIDPAQVSPSFRQLEQFRQYYAFPDNLAVDRYTIDGKEQDAVVAVRELQQSGLGSAQNWYNDTIVYTHGYGVVAAYGNQRSTDGQPVFLESGIPTTGSLGAYEPRIYFGQQSPKYSIVGGTTSQKSVELDYPGGADNAQQTYTTFTGNGGPKLDNIFKRLIYALKFQDEQIVLSDAVNSNSQILYDRDPIQRVQKLAPYLTLDSQAYPAVIDGRVKWIIDGYTTSDQYPYSHVGSLSDAIADTETPKPAYPFDNINYIRNSVKATVDAYDGKVTLYAWDSTDPILKTWEKIFPTTVKPMADMSAALLSHVRYPADLFKVQRSVLGQYHVTDAGSFYSRDDAWTTPNDPVSPASNPTLQPPYYLTMQMPGQTAPSFSLYSTFVPLATTESSRSVLKGYLAVDADAGDTKGQKASGYGKLRLLTLPSSDTVPGPGQVQNNFNSDPGVSQQLNLLRQGKTDVISGNLLTLPVGGGLLYVQPVYVKSTGETSYPLLQKVLVAFGDKIAFQDTLDGALDVLFGGNSGATAGDTNAGGGGGTGTTTSPGGTGTTGNAALEAALVDARQALLDRDAALKAGDWAAYGIADANLKKAVAQALAAEAQATPSPTTTPTPSPTPSK, from the coding sequence GTGAGTTCAACAGCAGCAGGGCGACCGGCAGGGCGCCGACGGGCAGCGATCTGGATCACGCTGGGGGTGGTCGTAGCCCTCATCATCGCGTTCTTCGTGTTCGCCGGGCTGTACGCCGACATCCTCTGGTACCAGCAGCTGGGGTATCTCAACGTCCTGACGACGCAGTGGCTGGCCGCAGCGGTCCTCTTCTTCATCGGCTTCCTCGGAATGGCCGTGCCGCTCTGGCTGTCGATACAGCTCGCATACCGGCTCCGCCCGGTGTACGCGAAGCTGAACACCCAGCTCGACCGCTATCAGCAGGTGATCGAGCCGCTGCGCCGACTGGCGATGTACGGAATCCCGATCGTCTTCGGCATCTTCGCCGGTGTATCGACGGGCAGCCGCTGGCAGACCGCGCTCATGTGGGTCAACAGCACGCCGTCGGGCAAGACCGATCCACAGTTCCACCTTGACATCTCGTTCTACCTCTTCGACCTGCCGTTCTATCGCGGCCTCGTCGGCTTCGCCTCGGCCGTCGTCATCATCTCGCTCTTCGCGACGCTGGCGACCTGCTACCTCTACGGCTCACTCCGGATCAGCGGACGCGAGGTTCGGATCTCGAAGGCCGCGCGCGTCCAGATCTCGGTCATCGCGGCACTCTATCTGCTGCTCCAGGGCGTGAGCATCTGGCTCGACCGTTATGCGACGGTGACAGACTCGAACGTCAATGACATGGTCAACGGTGCCGCCTACACCGATGTCAATGCGACGATCCCCGGTCGGGCAATCCTCGCCGGGATCTCGATCTTCGTCGCGGCGCTCTTCATCGTGACAGCGTTCATCGGGCGCTGGCGCTTCCCGCTGGTCGGCACGGCCCTCCTCATCATCGCCGCGCTGGTGGTGGGTGCGATCTACCCGTGGATCGTGCAGAGGTTCCAGGTCGACCCGAGCCAGAAGACGCTCGAGACTCCATATATCCAACGGAGCATAGACAGCACGCGCGACGCGTACGGGTTGTCGAACATCGACGTGATCCCCTACAACGCCAAGACGACGGCCGAGCAGGGGCAGTTGCGCGAAGACGCACAGACCACGGCACAGATCCGCATCATCGACCCTGCCCAGGTGAGCCCGTCGTTCCGTCAGCTCGAGCAGTTCCGTCAGTACTACGCCTTCCCTGACAACCTCGCGGTCGACCGGTACACGATCGACGGCAAAGAGCAGGATGCGGTGGTCGCGGTTCGTGAACTCCAGCAGTCCGGTCTGGGGTCGGCGCAGAACTGGTACAACGACACGATCGTCTACACCCACGGGTACGGCGTCGTCGCCGCCTACGGCAACCAGCGATCGACCGACGGCCAGCCCGTGTTCCTCGAGTCGGGCATCCCGACCACCGGCTCCCTCGGCGCCTACGAGCCTCGCATCTACTTCGGACAGCAGTCGCCCAAGTACTCGATCGTCGGAGGCACGACCAGCCAGAAATCAGTCGAACTCGACTATCCGGGCGGCGCCGACAACGCCCAGCAGACGTACACCACGTTCACCGGCAATGGCGGACCGAAGCTCGACAACATCTTCAAGCGGCTGATCTACGCACTCAAGTTCCAGGACGAGCAGATCGTCCTCTCCGATGCCGTCAACAGCAACTCGCAGATCCTCTACGACCGCGATCCGATCCAGCGCGTGCAGAAGCTCGCGCCATACCTGACCCTCGACTCGCAGGCCTATCCGGCGGTCATCGACGGCCGCGTCAAATGGATCATCGACGGGTACACGACGAGCGACCAGTACCCCTACTCGCACGTGGGCAGCCTGAGTGACGCGATCGCCGACACGGAGACCCCGAAGCCCGCGTACCCGTTCGACAACATCAACTACATCCGCAACTCGGTCAAGGCGACCGTCGATGCGTACGACGGCAAGGTCACGCTCTACGCGTGGGACTCCACCGATCCGATCCTGAAGACGTGGGAGAAGATCTTCCCGACCACGGTCAAGCCGATGGCCGACATGAGTGCCGCGCTCCTGAGCCACGTGCGCTACCCGGCCGACCTGTTCAAGGTCCAGCGCTCGGTGCTCGGCCAGTACCACGTGACGGACGCGGGTTCGTTCTACTCCCGAGACGACGCGTGGACGACGCCCAACGACCCGGTGTCGCCCGCGAGCAACCCCACGCTGCAGCCCCCGTACTATCTGACGATGCAGATGCCCGGTCAGACCGCGCCCTCGTTCTCGCTGTACTCCACCTTCGTGCCCTTGGCGACCACGGAATCGAGCAGGTCTGTGCTCAAGGGCTATCTGGCGGTCGATGCGGACGCGGGCGATACCAAGGGCCAGAAGGCCTCTGGTTACGGCAAACTCAGGCTGCTCACACTGCCGTCGAGCGATACCGTTCCAGGTCCGGGCCAGGTCCAGAACAACTTCAACTCCGACCCGGGCGTCTCGCAACAGCTGAACCTGTTGCGGCAGGGAAAGACTGACGTCATCAGCGGCAACCTGCTGACCCTTCCGGTCGGCGGGGGACTGCTGTATGTCCAGCCGGTCTACGTGAAGTCGACCGGTGAGACGAGCTACCCGCTCCTGCAGAAGGTGCTGGTCGCGTTCGGCGACAAGATCGCCTTCCAGGACACCCTCGACGGAGCGCTCGACGTGCTCTTCGGAGGCAATTCGGGCGCGACAGCGGGCGATACCAATGCAGGTGGCGGAGGCGGTACCGGCACGACGACGTCACCCGGCGGCACCGGTACGACCGGCAATGCCGCCCTCGAGGCTGCTCTCGTGGACGCACGCCAGGCGCTGCTCGATCGTGATGCGGCGCTGAAGGCAGGGGACTGGGCAGCCTACGGAATCGCGGACGCCAACCTCAAGAAGGCCGTCGCGCAGGCGCTCGCTGCGGAGGCGCAGGCGACGCCGAGCCCGACGACGACGCCGACCCCGTCGCCGACGCCGTCGAAGTAG
- a CDS encoding YlbL family protein: protein MTLFTDDDLRPEPSTPPERIRPKRSVIVGWSFVGAALVLTLVLALVPAPYVIEQPGPVFNTLGTDQPVGSPPSKDAKPLITIPSQTTYPTAGSLDLLTVSLVGNPDSLPSWIEVASAWFTPSKAVLPVDDVFPPGTTTQQSDKENAQLMVDSQQDAIAAALNDLGYTYPQEVVVKQIIKGSPADGVLRVGDEVITVNGVHVPGVQTLRDLLKANGAAKPAKIGIVRDGVASTVEITPEKSGPTVIVGIGAGMHYTFPFDVMIQLNNVGGPSAGQMFALGIIDKLSPGKLNGGEHVAGTGTIDNEGNVGPIGGIRQKMYAAKDAGNSWFLAPQSNCDEVTGHIPSGLKVFAVKTLDDSLAVMKALTSHASTTGLPTCPAS from the coding sequence GTGACACTCTTCACGGACGACGATCTCCGGCCCGAGCCCAGCACTCCGCCGGAGCGCATTCGGCCGAAGCGCAGCGTCATCGTCGGATGGTCGTTCGTGGGGGCGGCCCTCGTGCTGACCCTCGTGCTCGCGCTCGTGCCTGCTCCCTATGTGATCGAGCAGCCGGGTCCTGTCTTCAACACGCTCGGCACGGACCAGCCGGTCGGCAGCCCGCCGTCGAAGGACGCGAAGCCGCTCATCACCATCCCGAGCCAGACGACGTATCCGACGGCGGGGTCGCTCGACCTGCTCACTGTCTCGCTCGTCGGAAATCCGGACTCGCTCCCGAGCTGGATCGAGGTCGCCTCCGCCTGGTTCACCCCGAGCAAGGCCGTGCTGCCCGTCGACGACGTGTTCCCGCCGGGCACCACGACGCAGCAGAGCGACAAGGAGAACGCCCAGTTGATGGTCGACTCCCAGCAGGACGCGATCGCGGCCGCTCTCAACGACCTCGGGTACACCTATCCGCAGGAGGTCGTGGTCAAGCAGATCATCAAGGGTTCGCCGGCCGACGGTGTGCTCCGGGTCGGCGACGAGGTCATCACAGTAAACGGAGTGCACGTTCCCGGAGTGCAGACGCTCCGCGACCTGCTGAAGGCCAACGGCGCAGCAAAGCCGGCGAAGATCGGAATCGTCCGCGACGGGGTGGCGAGCACCGTCGAGATCACGCCGGAGAAGAGCGGCCCGACCGTCATCGTGGGCATCGGCGCCGGCATGCACTACACCTTCCCTTTCGACGTGATGATCCAGCTGAACAACGTCGGAGGTCCGAGCGCCGGACAGATGTTCGCGCTGGGCATCATCGACAAGCTCTCGCCCGGAAAGCTCAACGGCGGCGAGCATGTCGCCGGCACCGGAACGATCGACAACGAGGGGAACGTCGGCCCGATCGGCGGGATCCGACAGAAGATGTACGCGGCCAAGGACGCGGGAAACAGCTGGTTCCTGGCACCGCAGTCCAACTGCGACGAGGTGACCGGTCACATCCCGTCCGGCCTCAAGGTCTTCGCGGTGAAGACGCTGGACGACTCGCTGGCCGTGATGAAGGCGCTCACGTCTCACGCGAGCACGACGGGCCTCCCCACCTGCCCGGCATCGTAG
- a CDS encoding zinc-dependent metalloprotease, giving the protein MADDPDKDQDDEFRDMLREFLSGNSSIDPSQLAGAAGLPNDPASIAQLLGQLQNAIRSNGDGINWDLALEQARTLAGADARSTEPAERAALEQAFHVAALWLDGVTSVAELTTQPQLIGRVEWARQTMPLWTQLAEPVALSISDALTQVLKEQAPEEMQGMLANAGQIMRSIGGALFAMQLGQVVGQLAKEVVSGGDIGIPLLEDGHAALLPQNVAEFGDGLDIPEDQVQLYLAVRELAHARLFRHAKWLRLQLLTSITEFAKGITIDTSRLEELAESFDPANPEELREAMVSGALIPPKTEAQQAALARLETVLALVEGWVDVVTAEATKLLPKADAIAETVRRRRASGGPAESAFATLVGLELRPRRLREAAAMWKAVSEAAGAEGRDRLWSHPDLMPTGADLDDPSALVARLTAEASGEEPEYDAVDQALEDLLRGDTERPTEE; this is encoded by the coding sequence ATGGCCGATGATCCCGACAAGGACCAGGACGACGAATTCCGCGACATGCTGCGCGAGTTCCTGTCCGGCAATTCGTCGATCGACCCGAGCCAGCTCGCGGGCGCGGCCGGACTCCCCAACGACCCGGCCAGCATCGCACAGCTGCTCGGTCAGCTTCAGAACGCCATCCGCAGCAACGGCGACGGCATCAACTGGGACCTCGCGCTCGAACAGGCACGGACGCTCGCCGGAGCGGATGCGCGTTCGACAGAGCCCGCCGAGCGCGCGGCACTCGAGCAGGCGTTCCACGTCGCCGCGCTGTGGCTCGACGGAGTCACCAGCGTCGCAGAACTGACCACGCAGCCGCAGCTCATCGGACGGGTCGAGTGGGCGCGCCAGACCATGCCGCTCTGGACCCAGCTCGCCGAGCCGGTCGCGCTCAGCATTTCGGACGCTCTCACCCAGGTGCTCAAAGAGCAGGCGCCGGAGGAGATGCAGGGGATGCTGGCGAACGCCGGCCAGATCATGCGCTCGATCGGCGGCGCCCTCTTCGCGATGCAGCTCGGGCAGGTCGTCGGCCAGCTCGCGAAGGAGGTCGTCTCAGGCGGCGACATCGGAATCCCCCTTCTCGAGGACGGCCATGCGGCCCTCCTGCCGCAGAACGTCGCCGAGTTCGGCGACGGGCTCGACATCCCCGAAGACCAGGTCCAGCTGTACCTGGCCGTCCGCGAACTCGCCCACGCCCGCCTGTTCCGTCACGCGAAATGGCTTCGCCTCCAGCTGCTCACCTCGATCACCGAGTTCGCGAAAGGCATCACGATCGACACGAGCCGGCTCGAAGAACTCGCGGAGAGCTTCGACCCCGCGAATCCGGAAGAACTCCGTGAGGCGATGGTCAGCGGTGCGCTGATCCCACCGAAGACCGAGGCGCAGCAGGCTGCGCTCGCCCGGCTCGAGACCGTGCTCGCGCTGGTCGAAGGGTGGGTCGACGTGGTCACGGCGGAGGCGACGAAGCTGCTTCCGAAGGCCGACGCCATCGCCGAGACGGTGCGGAGGCGCCGCGCTTCTGGCGGTCCCGCCGAGTCGGCGTTCGCGACCCTCGTCGGGCTCGAACTCCGCCCGCGCCGCCTGCGCGAAGCCGCTGCGATGTGGAAGGCGGTGAGCGAGGCGGCCGGCGCCGAGGGACGCGACCGGCTGTGGTCGCATCCCGACCTGATGCCCACCGGGGCCGATCTCGACGACCCGTCGGCGCTGGTCGCACGCCTCACCGCCGAGGCGAGCGGTGAGGAGCCGGAGTACGACGCGGTGGACCAGGCGTTGGAAGACCTTCTCCGGGGCGATACGGAGCGTCCGACCGAGGAGTAG